The genomic region TTTGGCATATCCAGCATCAGGTTGGCGTAAACGTTTGCCAGTTTCGCCATATCCTCTGCCCTTTCCATATATCTTGCGAGCCAGTAGACTCTGTTTGCAACTCTTGACAGCATCTTACACCTCCTCCGGATCGATTATCCAAGTGTCCTTACTGCCGCCGCCCTGTGATGAGTTAACCACCAGAGAGCCTTCACGCAGGGCAACACGGGTCAGCCCGCCCGCCGTGCAGTATGAGCTTTCGCCCTGAAGGATGAAGGGGCGCAGATCCACATGGCGTCCGGCAAGGTTGCCGTCGTCGGTGAGGGTCGGTGTCACCGAAAGCGCCAGAGTGGGCTGTGCTATATAATTTCTGGGATTTTCCAGTATAAGTTCCCTGAACTGTTCTATCTGTTCCTGTTTTGCATGGGGGCCTACGAGCATTCCGTAGCCGCCGGATTCGTTGGCGGGTTTCACCACCAGCTTTTCCAGATTCGCCAGAACGTATTCCCGCTGGTCGGCCTCACGGCACAGATAGGTCTCAACGTTCGGTATCAAAGGTTTTTCACCCAGATAAAACTCTATCATCGCAGGCACATAGGCATAGACAACCTTGTCGTCGGCAACCCCCGTTCCCGGTGCGTTGGCTATCCCTACGTTGCCCTTTTTCCATGCACGCATAAGCCCCGGAACGCCCAGTGCCGAATCAGGCCTGAACACCTCTGGGTCGATGAAATCATCGTCTATCCTGCGGTATATGACATCCACCTTCGTCAGCCCCTCTATGGTCTTCATGTAAACCATGTCGTCGGAATCCACGAACAGGTCTGCACCCTCAACAAGCTCCGCACCCATCTGCTGGGCGAGGAAAGCATGCTCGAAGTAGGCCGAGTTGAACACTCCAGGAGTGAGAACAACTATCTCCGGTTCCTTGTCGCATTTGGGGGCTATTGAGGTCAGCATGTCGAACAGCTTCGCAGGGTAGTCGTCCACGGGTATGATGTTGATATCCTTGAACAGTTCCGGAAATACCCGCTTGGTTATCTTGCGGTTCTCCAGCATGTAGGAAACGCCGGAGGGTACACGCAGGTTGTCCTCCAGAACATACAGCGTTCCGTCGCCGTCACGCACTATGTCGCTTCCGCAGATGTTCGCCCATGCTCCGTGGGCAGGGGTCATGCCGATGCACTCCTTACGGAAGTTTTTGGATGTGGTAATGACATCCGCAGGTACGATTCCGCTCTTTATTATGTCCTGATTGTTGTAAAGATCGTTTATGAACAGGTTCAGAACCTTAAGCCTCTGCTTAAGCCCCTCTTCCGCCCTTTTCCATTCCATTCCGCAGATAACTCTGGGGATAATGTCGAACGGCCACGCACGGTCGATGTTCGTTCCGTCGCTGTAGACTGTGAACGTTATCCCAAGCTCGACTATTGCGGCATCGGCGGTCTTTTTTCTCCGGTAGATATCCTGCGTTGAAAGCGTTTGCAGGTGGCGGAAGACATCGCGGCTCGCCTCTCTGGGTTTACCCTTCGATTCGAAAAGCTCGTCGTAAAATCTCCCGGGGTCGTAATCGTTCCAATTAATGGACATATCGTGCCTCCAGACATTTACAGAGATATTCTTTTAATCTCAGTGAAAATTTATGTCAACTGACTGTGTTTCTGAATTATTGTACACCAGCCGGATTAAACTTGTTGAGTTAAATGCATAATGTGCTAATTTAATTTTTTGGAGGAAGTATGGCACAGTCAAAATCCTACCGTCTGCTGGACAGCGGACAGGGCAGAAAACTTGAGGACGTCGGCGGTTTCATCATCGACAGACCCTGCGGTCAGGCAGTCTGGGAAAAAACCCTTAAAGACGGCAGATGGCAGGAGGTTCACGCCATATTCTCCAGAGAGGGCGGCAGCAGCTGGTCATACAGAAAAAACATGCCCGCTGAATGGATAATCGACCTTGACGGGCTTAAATTCCACATCTCACCCACCGATTTCGGACATCTGGGCGTGTTCCCCGAACACCGCTACTCTTGGGGCTGGGTGCGTGAACGCATAGTAAATGCCAACCGCCCCCTGAAAGTCCTGAACCTCTTCTCCTATTCCGGTGCGGCAACAATAGCTGCCGCAAAAGAGGGGGCGGAGGTGACCCATGTTGACGCATCACAGAAGATAAACGATCTGGCCAAGCGCAACCTGAAACTGAACGGACTTGAAAGCTCAAAAGTGCGCTTTATCACTGACGACGTAATCAAATATCTCAGACGTGAAGAGAAGCGTGGAACGAAATACGACGGGGTGATACTCGACCCGCCCAGCTTCGGCAGGGGAAGCAGGGGCGAGGTGTTCAAGATCGACACCCACCTTCCTGAAATTCTGAAACTCATAAAAAAAATACTGCATCAGAACGCATCCTTTGTGGTTCTGACATGCCATACACCCGGCTATACACCAATGACGCTGAAAAATCTGCTGGTGCAGATGATGGCGGGAACAAAAGGCGAAATTGAGACATCGGAGCTGACTCTCGACAGGGGAGAAACCGAAATTCCGGTTCCCGCTGGATTCTTCGCCGCATGGAAGAGACAGGGACTTTGATGGAAATACTCTTTGCCGACAACCATGTGATAGCCGCAACAAAACCCGCAGGCATACCCACACAGCCATCTGACGGTCACAGGGACAGCTTTGAGGAAAGTGTCAAACTGTGGCTGAAAGAGCGTGACGGCAAGACGGGCAACGTCTTCCTCCATGCCCTGCACAGGCTGGACACGCCGGTCAGCGGTGCGGTTCTGTTCGCAAAGACCGACAAGGCACTCTCCAGACTAAATGCGTCCATGCGTGACAAAAAGCATAAAAAGGTCTATATGGCCGTTGTTGAAGGTGTTTTTAAGAATACTTCGGGCACTCTGAAGCATTACCACTCACATATGAGGTTCATGGCGAAAGTTACCGACAAGCCACACGAAGGCTCGAAAGAGGCTGTTTTAACCTATGAAGTGAAGGCTGTGGACGGCGGCAGGTCTCTTGTGGAAATTACGCTGGATACCGGAAGGTATCATCAGATACGAAGTCAGTTCGCCCATATCGGGCATCCCATATTCGGCGATGAGAAATACGGAAGCAAAAACAGGATGGACAGCGGAGCAATCGCCCTGCACCATTACAGAATGGGGTTCGTGCATCCGGTTTCAAAGGAATTTGTCACCGTGGTGTCCCCTTTGCCGGACGTTTTCCCTTTCAGCCGTTTTTCTGATCTTTAAGATGCTCTTTTATCTCGTCCATGTGCTCAGCAACGTATGCGTTTGCGGGTTCGTGTCCGCATTTGCGGCATTTCAGGTCATAAGCCGAGTTCGGGTATCCGCAGGCGGGGCAGGCATATCTCTGGCGCATCTCTGCCACCCAAGCATGAACACCGACCTCTGAAATCCGTTTAAAATCCTTCCGGATGTCTTTTCTGTCCGGTTTTGCCTTCTGAAAGGTCACAAGAAGCTCGCAGGTTGAGTTCTCATCGCACTCGCCGCAGCTCTGATATCCTTTTTCAGACGCGCATTTAATCAGCCCGCAGTCGCCGCAGTATGACGAAACCCTGCCGGAACGGCATCCGTCACACTTAAGATTTTCAACGGCAGTGCCGTAGGTTTCCGCAAGCTGCGCCAGCGTTTTTATATCGTTGCGCTGAGTGGCTATATACAGCGCACATCCGCCGCAGTAAAGTCCGCAAACCGCCGCAAGTACAGGCGTTCCTTTGTCACTCATTTCCGTTTCCCCTTATCAAGTTCTGCAAGATGCTTTTCAAGCCTTTCGACTACCTCTTTATGCAAACAAACCTGTCCTTCAAGAATACATTTTTCGCTTCTGCCGATAATCAGCAGGAGCTTTTCCGCATCTGTCAATTCTTCAAGTTCTTCCCTGGTTAGCATATACCGCCTCACTCTCCATATTATACAGCAAATTATGCACACGGACAGAATTAATCAGCGTAATTATTACACAGCAAACTGTTTCATAGACCTGCGCAGGCGTTGGTAATCTGGAATATACCTTCCCACAAGAGCCCAGAATTGCGCTCCGTGGTTATGATGGGCAAGGTGGGCAAGTTCGTGAACTACAACGTATTCGATGCATTCAGGAGGAAGCTTCGCCAGATAGATATTGAACGACAGACCGCCCTTCGACGAACAGCTGCCCCAGCGGCTTCTTGCCTTGCGAAACGTTACGCTTTTCTGTTTTAAACCCATGGCAGCAGACCATTTTTCCACCAGAGGCGGCACAATTTTCTTCGCCTCCTTCCGATAGAATCCGTCCAGCTTTTCAAGCAGTATCTCATCACGCATCATCTGCGGGTTATACTCAAAGACACATTTTCCGGCCTGAAATCCGATTTTTACGGAGCCTATTCCCATTTTTTCATTGAAGATCCACTGATTTTCATACTGCACCCCCAGATAATGCATATTCTGAAGGGGGTCAAAAACGGCATTCGTCCGTTTTTCAGCCAATTTTGCCTGAATCCAGCCGGATTTTGACAGAATTATGCCCCTTGCCTCATTAATGGACATTCGTGCAGAACGAAGCATGACTTTTCCGTCATTATTTATACGGATATATACACGCTTCAGGCCGTGTTTTATCTCGTGGGTAAAGAGAATTTCCCCGTGGGGAGTGTTTACGGAAAGCTCTTTGAACTCAGCGGCTGTTGTTGATGATCTTGGCAAGAGTCTCACAGGATTCCTTAACGGATTCGTCCATTTTTTTCATAAAATCAACGCTTGCGGGCTGTATTCCGCAGATAACTATCTCTGCGCCCGTTTCCTCACGGATAAGCTTTGTGATGAGCGGCAGAGGTACTTTATGGGTGCTCATGGCTTTTATGGACAGAGTATCTTCATATACTATCTGAACGGTTCCCGCCGGAAGCCCCATGTCCGCCGCATCGAAAAAAACGGCCTTTACGGGTTTCACTTCCAGTGCTTTGTCGTATGCGTTTTCTGGTTTTTCGCCAGCATCGAATTTTTCTATTCTGTCCCGACCTTCAATCAGCGTCACTATATACGAGCCGGCAAAATCGTCACCTCTGAGGCTGTTGCCCAGACCGACATAGAGGGTGAGACCTTTTGCGGAAGGGAGTATCTCCCTGATGGTATCAGACAAAATCCACCTCCAGAACGTGTGTTGAGCAGGAGATGCAGGGGTCATATGCCCGCACCATCATCTCGAAAAGAAGGGTCGCCTCCTCCTGAGTTTTGTCGCAGACCATAGAAGCCAGCTGACGCATATCAAGCTCTATGTTCGCAAGATTCTGCCCCGTGGGGATAACACAATCGGCGGAGAGTATCGTTCCCCTCTCGTCCACCTCGTAGCAGTGGTACAGAAGTCCTCTGGGAACTTCAACAGCCCCGACGCCACGTCCGGCCTTAACCTTGATGACCTCGTTCTCATTCAGCCCCACAATCACCGCTTCTGACTTGTCCGTTCCTTTTTCAAGGAGCCTGTCGATGATATGGATTGAATCCTCAACAAAGTGGAAGCACTCGACGATCTGCGCCGCAGTGTTCAGATAGGGATTTGAGCATACAGGCTTCATTTTAAGCTCGTCTGCGGCATATTTTGCCAGCGGATGGAGCTTTTCATAGTTAATGTTGAATCTTGCCAGTGCGCCCACCATATAGGAGTCGCCCGTCAGCCTTGCGTGTTTGGCTGTGGAGTGGGGCACAAGATATTCATTGGTGATGGACTTATATTCGGATTTATCTTTCAGAACGCCCCTGCTTGAGGACACTTTTCCGCTTAAAAGGGCGTATTCGCTGTCGTTTTTCAGTGCAACGTACTCGGTTTCACGGTGAAATTCGGGAAAAACAAAGGTTTTTGCCAGTTCCAGCGTGGGCAGAAGATCCTGCTTCATGGCGGAAAACTGTTTACGCATCTCAAGCAGATCTGCCTCAGACGGTATCTTTGTGAACCCGCCGACGGTGGACGATATGGGATGGACGTGCCTACCCACAAGCACCGCACAGGCATCGTTACAGCATTTTTTCATCCTCAACGCTCTGCGGACTGCATCGCCGTGGGTTGCTGTGAGTGCCAGAGCACTCTTTTTCCCGAGCATATCGGGTGCGGCAAGCATGTATATATGAAGAATGTGACTGTCGAGATTTTCAAGATGGAGCAGGAGTTTGCGAAGCTGAAGAGTCTGCTCGGAGGGTGTGAACCCTATGGCATCCTCGGCCGCCTGAATACTGGCCAGACTGTGACCGCACGAGCATATTCCGCAGATCCGGCAGGTTATGTGCTGGAGTTCGAAAATACTTCTGCCCCGCACCATGGCCTCGAAAAAGCGTGGAGCTTCAACTATCTGCAGTTCACACTTATTCAGTACCCCGTTCTTCATATCCACAACGATGTGGCCGTGCCCTTCCACACGGGTGAGAAACTCAACGTTCACAGAGAGGTTCTTACTCATCGGCGGCTCCTGCGGCGGCGTTGTACATATCTATGGATTTCAGCAGTGCGTCAGGGTCGAGGTCATATTTTTTCATAACGTCCCTCGCACCGTGTATGTTCGGGTTGCTGAGCAGTCCTCTGCATCCGTAGCATCTGTTTCCGTTGTTCAGACACCAGCTGTTGCAGCCCGCCCTTGTGATCGGCCCCATGCAGTTTATGCCCTTTTCATACATGCATTCGTTCTCGTTGAAACGGCACTCAACGCACACAGCATGGTCAGGAATGATGTATTCCAGCCCTGCCAGTGCACTTTTCAGCACCTTGAGAAACTCCGGCGGATATATGGGACAGCCAGGCACTATATAGTCCACCTCAACGATGTCCCCGACAGCCCTTGTGGGCATGGACGGATAATCTTTGAACCTGTCGCCGTAAACTATTCTGCCGTTCTCCTCCATGGGAGTCTTGTTCTTTATTCCGTTTATGCCGCCGTTGACTGCGCATGCGCCGTATGACATCAGCATTTTTGATCTGCGGCGGATCTCTCTGACCTTCTCCTCCGCCTCTTCGTTGGTGACACTGCCCTCTATGATGGCCAGATCGTATTCACCGTCCCATTTTTCGCTCATTATCTCACGAAACTCAACCACCTCTATGTGGCCGAGCAGATCCAGAAGCTCCTCGCCGAGGTTTGCAACCTGAAGCTGACAGCCCTCGCAACAGGCCAGATCAAAAAACGCAACTTTGGGGGTCTGTTTCATATGGCCCCCTCAAGGTCTTTCACCTTGTCATAAGGGAACACGGGACCGTCCATACAGCAGTAATACTGGTGTATCTGACAGTGACCGCATCTGCCCATTCCGCATTTCATATGCCGTTCCAGAGAAACATATATCCTGTTGTCCGGCATACCTTTTTTCAGCAGTTCCTGAATGACGTATATATACATTTCCGGAGGACCGCACACCACCGCAAAAGTATTGTCAGGGTTAAAATTAACCCCCGGAATAAGTGTCGTTATAAGTCCTATATTACCCTTCCAATCGGGGTCGGCCTTGTCCACCGTGCAGCAGAAATTCACGTCCATCCGCTCCGCCCAGTCGGCAACCTCGTTTCCGAAAAGCATGTTCTGAGGGGATTTGCATCCCAGCAGAATATCGACCTTGCCGAAATCCCGCCGCTCGTCCAGAACGTAGTTTATAACGGAACGCATGGGGGCTATGCCAAGCCCGCCCGCAATGAATATCGTATCCCGCCCCTTAAGCAGGTTAACGGGGAATCCGACACCAAACGGCCCTCTTATGCCCACTTCGTCGCCCACTTTCAGGTTGTGCAGAACCGAGGTCATACGCCCCACCTTGCGGATGCAAAGCTCGAAAGTGTCCTGATTTGTGGGAGAGGAGCACACTGATATGGGTGCTTCGCCCGCTCCGAATATGGAAACCTCAACAAACTGACCGGGGTCGTGGTCGAGGCTCTCGCCATTTTTCAGGCGTATTTCGTAAAGCTTTTCGGTGGCGGTCATAGGGGTTATCTTAACCACCTCCGCCTTGTTTATCTCGTAACCCGATTTTTTCAAGGGTATTCTCATATCTCACCCCACGATTTTTTCAGGTTGGAGATTGTCTCTTTAAGGTTTATGGATGCCATGCACTGGCGGCTGCATCTGCCGCAGCCTGTGCAGAAGAATTTTCCGTATCGCTGTACCGGATATTTGAATTTCCGGAAGAATCTGTGCCTTGTGCGCTGCGCACGCTTGGCACGGAAGTTTTCGCCCCCCGCTATGATGGCGAAGGTCTCGTTCTGGCAGGAATCCCACACCCGAACCCTGCGCCCCTTGGAAAGGTTAAGTTCCGGCTCATCCTTAACATCGAAGCAGTAGCAGGTGGGGCACACGTTGGTGCAGTTGCCGCAGGATAGGCATTTTTCCGCCGTTCTGTCCCAGACATGGCTGTCAAATCCCCACTCAAAAATGGACGGAATCTCCGCCAGACTCACATCGGTCTCGTTTTTGAACAGCTTTTTCTTGTCGGAGCGTATCTTTTTAAGGATCTTCTCAGCTTCTGCGTCGGCCAGACTGAAACCGTCGAAAAGTCCTATCATCCCTTTGCCGGCAAAGGTGTTTATGCTGAAATAGTAATAATCGCCGATGTCGGTCATGAACAGGTCATAGCCTCCGGTGGGCATGTGGGTCTGCATCAGCCCGCAGGATGCGTACTGGTCGCATTTGCGCAGGCACTCATAGCCAATCAGCAGAATTTTATCGTGCCGTGCCTGATAGTGGTAGTCCTTAGGTCTGTCCATGAAAACGTGATTCAGACACTGGATTC from Seleniivibrio woodruffii harbors:
- a CDS encoding circularly permuted type 2 ATP-grasp protein, with the translated sequence MSINWNDYDPGRFYDELFESKGKPREASRDVFRHLQTLSTQDIYRRKKTADAAIVELGITFTVYSDGTNIDRAWPFDIIPRVICGMEWKRAEEGLKQRLKVLNLFINDLYNNQDIIKSGIVPADVITTSKNFRKECIGMTPAHGAWANICGSDIVRDGDGTLYVLEDNLRVPSGVSYMLENRKITKRVFPELFKDINIIPVDDYPAKLFDMLTSIAPKCDKEPEIVVLTPGVFNSAYFEHAFLAQQMGAELVEGADLFVDSDDMVYMKTIEGLTKVDVIYRRIDDDFIDPEVFRPDSALGVPGLMRAWKKGNVGIANAPGTGVADDKVVYAYVPAMIEFYLGEKPLIPNVETYLCREADQREYVLANLEKLVVKPANESGGYGMLVGPHAKQEQIEQFRELILENPRNYIAQPTLALSVTPTLTDDGNLAGRHVDLRPFILQGESSYCTAGGLTRVALREGSLVVNSSQGGGSKDTWIIDPEEV
- a CDS encoding class I SAM-dependent methyltransferase, with product MAQSKSYRLLDSGQGRKLEDVGGFIIDRPCGQAVWEKTLKDGRWQEVHAIFSREGGSSWSYRKNMPAEWIIDLDGLKFHISPTDFGHLGVFPEHRYSWGWVRERIVNANRPLKVLNLFSYSGAATIAAAKEGAEVTHVDASQKINDLAKRNLKLNGLESSKVRFITDDVIKYLRREEKRGTKYDGVILDPPSFGRGSRGEVFKIDTHLPEILKLIKKILHQNASFVVLTCHTPGYTPMTLKNLLVQMMAGTKGEIETSELTLDRGETEIPVPAGFFAAWKRQGL
- a CDS encoding RluA family pseudouridine synthase: MEILFADNHVIAATKPAGIPTQPSDGHRDSFEESVKLWLKERDGKTGNVFLHALHRLDTPVSGAVLFAKTDKALSRLNASMRDKKHKKVYMAVVEGVFKNTSGTLKHYHSHMRFMAKVTDKPHEGSKEAVLTYEVKAVDGGRSLVEITLDTGRYHQIRSQFAHIGHPIFGDEKYGSKNRMDSGAIALHHYRMGFVHPVSKEFVTVVSPLPDVFPFSRFSDL
- a CDS encoding DUF3795 domain-containing protein — its product is MSDKGTPVLAAVCGLYCGGCALYIATQRNDIKTLAQLAETYGTAVENLKCDGCRSGRVSSYCGDCGLIKCASEKGYQSCGECDENSTCELLVTFQKAKPDRKDIRKDFKRISEVGVHAWVAEMRQRYACPACGYPNSAYDLKCRKCGHEPANAYVAEHMDEIKEHLKDQKNG
- a CDS encoding M48 family metallopeptidase, giving the protein MPRSSTTAAEFKELSVNTPHGEILFTHEIKHGLKRVYIRINNDGKVMLRSARMSINEARGIILSKSGWIQAKLAEKRTNAVFDPLQNMHYLGVQYENQWIFNEKMGIGSVKIGFQAGKCVFEYNPQMMRDEILLEKLDGFYRKEAKKIVPPLVEKWSAAMGLKQKSVTFRKARSRWGSCSSKGGLSFNIYLAKLPPECIEYVVVHELAHLAHHNHGAQFWALVGRYIPDYQRLRRSMKQFAV
- a CDS encoding hydrogenase 3 maturation endopeptidase HyCI, with the protein product MSDTIREILPSAKGLTLYVGLGNSLRGDDFAGSYIVTLIEGRDRIEKFDAGEKPENAYDKALEVKPVKAVFFDAADMGLPAGTVQIVYEDTLSIKAMSTHKVPLPLITKLIREETGAEIVICGIQPASVDFMKKMDESVKESCETLAKIINNSR
- a CDS encoding Ni/Fe hydrogenase subunit alpha, with the translated sequence MSKNLSVNVEFLTRVEGHGHIVVDMKNGVLNKCELQIVEAPRFFEAMVRGRSIFELQHITCRICGICSCGHSLASIQAAEDAIGFTPSEQTLQLRKLLLHLENLDSHILHIYMLAAPDMLGKKSALALTATHGDAVRRALRMKKCCNDACAVLVGRHVHPISSTVGGFTKIPSEADLLEMRKQFSAMKQDLLPTLELAKTFVFPEFHRETEYVALKNDSEYALLSGKVSSSRGVLKDKSEYKSITNEYLVPHSTAKHARLTGDSYMVGALARFNINYEKLHPLAKYAADELKMKPVCSNPYLNTAAQIVECFHFVEDSIHIIDRLLEKGTDKSEAVIVGLNENEVIKVKAGRGVGAVEVPRGLLYHCYEVDERGTILSADCVIPTGQNLANIELDMRQLASMVCDKTQEEATLLFEMMVRAYDPCISCSTHVLEVDFV
- a CDS encoding cytochrome B; this encodes MKQTPKVAFFDLACCEGCQLQVANLGEELLDLLGHIEVVEFREIMSEKWDGEYDLAIIEGSVTNEEAEEKVREIRRRSKMLMSYGACAVNGGINGIKNKTPMEENGRIVYGDRFKDYPSMPTRAVGDIVEVDYIVPGCPIYPPEFLKVLKSALAGLEYIIPDHAVCVECRFNENECMYEKGINCMGPITRAGCNSWCLNNGNRCYGCRGLLSNPNIHGARDVMKKYDLDPDALLKSIDMYNAAAGAADE
- a CDS encoding FAD/NAD(P)-binding protein, whose translation is MRIPLKKSGYEINKAEVVKITPMTATEKLYEIRLKNGESLDHDPGQFVEVSIFGAGEAPISVCSSPTNQDTFELCIRKVGRMTSVLHNLKVGDEVGIRGPFGVGFPVNLLKGRDTIFIAGGLGIAPMRSVINYVLDERRDFGKVDILLGCKSPQNMLFGNEVADWAERMDVNFCCTVDKADPDWKGNIGLITTLIPGVNFNPDNTFAVVCGPPEMYIYVIQELLKKGMPDNRIYVSLERHMKCGMGRCGHCQIHQYYCCMDGPVFPYDKVKDLEGAI
- a CDS encoding 4Fe-4S dicluster domain-containing protein yields the protein MKDVLLKKEHFNGFVESLMSSYKVAAPVRRGEKSFAFNYITEAEDICLNHIPTILPPKKYFLPQHETLLEYDTTNGQDMQAFVEMEPMVIIGVHSCDIAGIQCLNHVFMDRPKDYHYQARHDKILLIGYECLRKCDQYASCGLMQTHMPTGGYDLFMTDIGDYYYFSINTFAGKGMIGLFDGFSLADAEAEKILKKIRSDKKKLFKNETDVSLAEIPSIFEWGFDSHVWDRTAEKCLSCGNCTNVCPTCYCFDVKDEPELNLSKGRRVRVWDSCQNETFAIIAGGENFRAKRAQRTRHRFFRKFKYPVQRYGKFFCTGCGRCSRQCMASINLKETISNLKKSWGEI